The proteins below come from a single Felis catus isolate Fca126 chromosome A1, F.catus_Fca126_mat1.0, whole genome shotgun sequence genomic window:
- the FAM71B gene encoding protein FAM71B, giving the protein MKRTVSSEYLLPYYTAHSYRSMGVFNTSMGELQRQLYKGGEYDIFKYAPMFESDFIQISKKGEVIDVHNRVRMVTVGIASTSPILPLPDVMLLARPTKVCEEHARHARTTKGRGGKPMKTLELTRLLPLKFVKISIHDREKQQLRLKLATGRTFYLQLCPSSDAREDLFCYWEKLVYLLRPPVDSCSSTPTLRTGDEATLEDDKSLVTPELHGEGDQDEFRLHKPHEVSRATSSGYAGGEGIHHAHHRMPGSPAVLKTSGTTEGAASRSATGMAVAGTATSATTGLAVAGAGTRPSSGAQSISATKAIGPGQVNTVALAGATAKCLGESGSNKAIAGVVNISSEGMNVALGAASTSSVGNSTVMTGTDNLSSASSMSVVFAGAVMTGTPTGKDPVAAPLVSTLQSEGYMCERDGSQKVSQPSADTRKGKKERREKKDRTSSRKSSHHHRTGESHHRMGGNKSTQKSSSHRSLSSHDKRDDKKEKGQSHVRKRGHHSHKSGSSVAKESRTAHKSGKIKSANSSGTVSKKSSKIGSFFKSLKVISGSKAAATTHNRELDFVAKTVEKCNIEAKIEKAQDGQEDICSTLTSETMETIIFEAKSI; this is encoded by the exons ATGAAGAGAACCGTGAGCAGCGAGTATTTGTTACCTTATTACACGGCCCACAGCTACCGTTCAATGGGCGTGTTCAATACCTCCATGGGGGAACTGCAACGACAACTGTACAAGGGAGGAGAGTATGACATTTTCAAATACGCACCTATGTTTGAAAGCGACTTTATTCAGATCAGCAAAAAAGGAGAGGTGATTGATGTACACAACCGTGTCCGAATGGTGACTGTGGGCATTGCATCCACCAGCCCCATCCTCCCTTTACCTGATGTCATGCTACTGGCTCGACCAACAAAAGTCTGTGAGGAGCATGCCAGACACGCCCGGACCACCAAGGGGAGAGGTGGCAAGCCCATGAAGACCCTAGAGCTCACCAGGCTACTTCCTTTAAAGTTTGTCAAGATCTCCATTCATGATCGCGAGAAACAGCAGCTGCGCCTAAAGCTGGCCACTGGCCGCACTTTCTATCTGCAGCTGTGTCCCTCTTCAGATGCACGAGAAGACCTATTTTGCTACTGGGAAAAACTTGTCTATCTCCTGAGACCACCAGTGGATAGCTGCAGCAGTACCCCGACACTGCGAACTGGGGATGAAGCCACCTTAGAGGATGACAAAAGCCTAGTG ACCCCAGAGCTCCATGGAGAAGGGGATCAGGATGAGTTTAGGCTTCACAAGCCTCATGAGGTGTCTAGAGCCACCTCTTCTGGTTAcgctgggggagagggaatccATCATGCCCACCACAGAATGCCTGGTTCACCTGCGGTCCTGAAGACTTCAGGGACTACTGAAGGAGCAGCATCCAGGTCAGCCACAGGCATGGCAGTAGCAGGGACAGCAACGAGTGCTACAACAGGCTTAGCAGTGGCAGGGGCAGGAACGAGGCCTTCCTCCGGTGCTCAGAGCATATCGGCAACCAAGGCTATAGGTCCAGGCCAGGTAAACACAGTGGCCCTGGCTGGAGCCACCGCCAAATGTCTGGGAGAAAGTGGATCCAACAAGGCCATTGCAGGTGTTGTCAATATATCCTCAGAGGGTATGAACGTGGCCTTGGGAGCTGCAAGCACATCCTCGGTAGGTAATTCCACAGTAATGACAGGAACTGACAATCTCTCCTCAGCAAGCAGCATGAGTGTGGTGTTTGCAGGTGCAGTGATGACTGGCACACCTACTGGGAAAGACCCAGTAGCAGCACCCCTCGTCTCAACCTTGCAGAGTGAAGGCTACATGTGTGAACGGGATGGAAGCCAGAAGGTCTCCCAGCCCAGTGCTGACACccggaagggaaaaaaagaaagaagagaaaagaaagatagaaCTTCCAGTAGGAAAAGTTCCCATCACCACAGGACAGGTGAAAGTCACCACAGGATGGGAGGGAACAAGTCGACCCAGAAATCATCCTCCCACCGGTCCTTATCCAGCCATGACAAAAGAGATGACaaaaaggagaaagggcagagcCATGTAAGAAAGAGAGGACACCACTCTCACAAGAGTGGCAGCTCTGTGGCAAAGGAGTCAAGGACAGCTCACAAATCGGGGAAGATAAAATCTGCAAACAGTTCAGGTACTGTAAGTAAGAAATCCAGTAAAATTGGCTCTTTCTTCAAGAGCTTGAAAGTCATTTCTGGTTCAAAAGCGGCGGCCACAACACACAATAGGGAGTTAGACTTCGTGGCTAAGACGGTAGAGAAGTGCAACATAGAGGCCAAGATAGAGAAAGCCCAGGATGGCCAGGAGGATATCTGTAGTACCCTGACATCTGAGACAATGGAGACAATAATCTTTGAAGCCAAATCCATTTAA